From Oreochromis niloticus isolate F11D_XX linkage group LG1, O_niloticus_UMD_NMBU, whole genome shotgun sequence, a single genomic window includes:
- the rbm26 gene encoding RNA-binding protein 26 isoform X3, protein MIIENLDALKTWLSETLEPICDADPSALAKYVVALVKKDKSEKELKALCIDQLDVFLQKETQPFVDKLFEAVNNKSYLPQLEQAPSVVKVEKEEQKKDEANREDERDKKFSRRVNHSPPQSSSRYSRDSRRGDDRKRDDRSRKRDYDRNLPRRDSYRERYNRRRGRSRSYSRSRSRSRSWSKDRIRDRDRDRDRDRDRDRDRTRSRSLSRTRSRSRSRERDSGKLKYDHERGDRSESGDGYTPAVLVSTATTSHFPVPTLSSTITVIAPTHHHSNNTTESWSDFHPEHPMDRVPFNRGPPPQQRNRCRDYDEKGFCMQGDMCPFDHGSDPVVVEDVNLPSMLPFQPPPIPGVEPPPPPGLPPPPPLMNPPPVNLRPPVPPPGALPPSLPPVAGPPPPLPPLQPAGMDGPPNSITSSVPTIVTSGMRSSLPPPSGPLFNSDHYDTDVYNPEAPSITNTSRQIYRHRVNAQRPNLIGLTMGEVDQPHRADKIPNNSMRIVMESDSRKRPAPSHDGGLPTKKPWFEKLNFNKPNHQGIHKRAQFPPNAKLLVRQIPPELNNISKLNEHFSKFGTIVNLQVAYQSDPEGALIQFSSPDEAKRAMQSTEAVLNNRFIRVHWFREDGNDAQGQSQLQQQSQPQPPATSLKQSVKDRLGPMLPQNSEPGQEYGAASQNPTKLSVKDRLGFLTKPAAPIEKFQVCSTSMGLTKTVYNPAVLKTAQRTSEEALKKKQEALKLQQDVRKKKQEILEKHIETQKLLISKLEKNKSMKAEDKGKIMETLDMLTKSITKLQEEIKLISSNSNPLRIAKSKAQAQKELLDTELDLYKKTQAGEDTALLKIKYTQLQIEAAKRGLLSPGRGRGVHPRGRGAVRARGRGSRGRGRGVPLHAVVDHRPRALKISGFNDTDRIDLLPHFAQFGEIEDCQIDEGNLSAVITYKTRAEAEQAALHGVKFNNHTLRLAWHKPVTTLTTADADEAEPEEDEYPEESLSDDALLADDDEEEDDNEPRPWRR, encoded by the exons ATGATCATTGAAAACCTCGATGCCTTGAAAACATGGCTGTCTGAAACCCTCGAGCCCAT CTGTGATGCAGACCCTTCTGCGCTTGCCAAGTATGTTGTTGCGTTGGTGAAGAAGGACAAAAGTGAAAAGGAACTTAAAGCCCTTTGTATAGACCAGTTGGATGTATTTCTTCAGAAAG agACCCAGCCATTTGTGGATAAGCTGTTTGAAGCCGTTAACAACAAAAGCTACCTCCCACAGCTTGAGCAGGCACCCTCTGTGGTCAAAGTTGAGAAAGAAGAGCAGAAGAAAGATGAG gcAAATCGTGAAGACGAACGAGACAAGAAATTTTCGCGACGCGTGAATCACAGCCCCCCGCAATCAAGTTCTCGCTACAGCAGAGACAGCAG gAGAGGAGATGACCGTAAGCGAGACGATCGCTCCAGGAAGAGGGATTATGATCGCAACCTGCCGAGAAGGGACTCCTACCGTGAACGCTACAATCGCAGAAGAGGCCGCAGCCGCAGTTACAGTCGTAGTCGTAGCCGAAGCAGGAGCTGGAGCAAAGACCGTATCCGAGACCGTGACAGAGACAGGGATAGAGACAGGGACAGGGATCGAGATCGCACCAGGAGCCGGTCCCTCAGCAGAACTCGGTCGAGAAGCAGGAGTCGAG AACGAGACTCTGGAAAGTTGAAGTATGATCATGAACGAGGGGACAGGTCAGAGAGTGGTGATGGATATACCCCAGCTGTTCTTgtctccactgcaaccacttcACACTTCCCTGTGCCAACGCTGAGCAGCACTATTACAGTCATTGCTCCTACACATCATCATAGCAACAACACCACAGAGAGCTGGTCAGACTTCCATCCCGAGCACCCTATGGATCGGGTCCCTTTCAACAGGGGGCCTCCCCCTCAACAGAGAAATCGATGCCGTGACTATGATG AAAAGGGATTCTGCATGCAGGGAGATATGTGTCCTTTTGATCACGGAAGTGATCCCGTTGTAGTGGAGGATGTCAATTTGCCCAGTATGTTGCCCTTCCAACCTCCACCAATTCCAGGTGTGGAGCCACCACCACCCCCAGGCCTCCCTCCACCACCGCCTCTCATGAACCCACCACCTGTGAACCTTCGGCCACCTGTGCCCCCTCCAGGTGCCCTTCCACCTAGCCTCCCACCTGTTGCAG gcccccctcctcctcttcctccactgcaaccagcAGGGATGGATGGTCCTCCCAATTCCATCACCAGCTCCGTTCCCACCATTGTCACCTCTGGGATGCGCTCCTCGCTTCCACCGCCCTCAGGACCACTCTTCAACTCTG ATCACTATGACACAGATGTGTACAATCCTGAGGCCCCCAGCATCACCAATACTTCCAGGCAGATCTATCGTCACCGGGTCAATGCCCAGAGACCCAACCTGATTGGTCTCACTATGGGGGAGGTCGATCAGCCACACAGAG CAGACAAGATTCCCAACAACAGTATGAGAATTGTCATGGAATCTGATTCGAGGAAGAGACCAGCTCCCTCTCATGATGGAGGGCTGCCCACCAAGAAACCTTGGTTTGAAAA ACTCAACTTTAACAAACCCAACCACCAGGGCATCCACAAAAGggctcagttccctcctaatgCCAAGCTGCTTGTTCGGCAAATTCCCCCCGAGCTCAACAACATCAGCAAACTCAACGAGCATTTCAGCAAGTTTGGAACCATCGTCAACCTGCAG GTGGCCTACCAGAGTGACCCTGAGGGGGCACTGATACAGTTTTCCTCTCCTGATGAGGCAAAGCGGGCCATGCAAAGCACAGAGGCGGTTCTCAACAACCGTTTCATCAGGGTACACTGGTTTCGTGAGGATGGAAACGATGCCCAGGGCCAGTCTCAGTTACAACAGCAGTCGCAGCCACAG ccTCCAGCCACTTCCCTGAAGCAGTCTGTCAAAGACCGTCTGGGACCCATGCTGCCCCAGAATTCAGAGCCCGGTCAAGAATACGGTGCAGCCTCACAG AATCCCACTAAGCTGTCAGTGAAGGATCGTCTAGGCTTCCTTACAAAACCAGCAGCTCCCATTGAAAAA TTTCAGGTGTGTTCAACATCCATGGGACTCACAAAGACTGTGTACAATCCTGCTGTCCTGAAGACAGCACAAAGAACCTCAGAGGAAGCTTTGAAGAAGAAACAG GAAGCTCTAAAACTGCAGCAAGATGTGAGGAAGAAGAAGCAGGAAATATTGGAGAAGCACATTGAGACACAAAAG CTCCTGATATCCAAACTTGAGAAGAACAAATCAATGAAGGCAGAGGATAAAGGCAAGATCATGGAAACTTTGGACATGTTAACCAAGAGCATCACCAAACTGCAAGAGGAGATAAAATTAATCTCAAGCAACAGCAACCCACTGCGGATAGCAAAAAGCAAGGCCCAG GCACAGAAAGAACTGCTGGATACAGAGCTGGATCTGTATAAGAAGACTCAGGCTGGAGAGGACACAGCTCTGTTGAAGATCAAATATACCCAGCTGCAAATTGAg GCAGCTAAACGGGGGCTGCTGTCACCAGGGCGAGGCCGGGGTGTCCATCCTCGGGGCCGCGGTGCTGTCAGGGCTCGGGGAAGGGGCTCTAGGGGACGAGGAAGAGGTGTGCCGCTGCACGCAGTCGTGGATCATCGACCAAGAGCGCTGAAAATTTCTGGTTTCAACGACACAGACCGCATAGATTTGCTACCACACTTTGCT CAATTTGGAGAAATTGAAGATTGCCAGATTGATGAGGGTAACCTGTCCGCGGTCATCACGTACAAGACGAGAGCGGAAGCAGAGCAG GCGGCTCTTCACGGAGTGAAATTTAATAACCACACTTTGCGCCTGGCTTGGCATAAGCCTGTCACCACTCTCACTACTGCGGATGCTGACGAAGCAGAACCAGAGGAAGATGAG TACCCAGAAGAGTCTCTAAGCGATGATGCGCTGCTGGCGGACGACGATGAGGAAGAAGACGACAACGAGCCTCGCCCCTGGCGCAGATGA
- the rbm26 gene encoding RNA-binding protein 26 isoform X1, with protein MIIENLDALKTWLSETLEPICDADPSALAKYVVALVKKDKSEKELKALCIDQLDVFLQKETQPFVDKLFEAVNNKSYLPQLEQAPSVVKVEKEEQKKDEANREDERDKKFSRRVNHSPPQSSSRYSRDSRRGDDRKRDDRSRKRDYDRNLPRRDSYRERYNRRRGRSRSYSRSRSRSRSWSKDRIRDRDRDRDRDRDRDRDRTRSRSLSRTRSRSRSRERDSGKLKYDHERGDRSESGDGYTPAVLVSTATTSHFPVPTLSSTITVIAPTHHHSNNTTESWSDFHPEHPMDRVPFNRGPPPQQRNRCRDYDEKGFCMQGDMCPFDHGSDPVVVEDVNLPSMLPFQPPPIPGVEPPPPPGLPPPPPLMNPPPVNLRPPVPPPGALPPSLPPVAGPPPPLPPLQPAGMDGPPNSITSSVPTIVTSGMRSSLPPPSGPLFNSDHYDTDVYNPEAPSITNTSRQIYRHRVNAQRPNLIGLTMGEVDQPHRADKIPNNSMRIVMESDSRKRPAPSHDGGLPTKKPWFEKLNFNKPNHQGIHKRAQFPPNAKLLVRQIPPELNNISKLNEHFSKFGTIVNLQVAYQSDPEGALIQFSSPDEAKRAMQSTEAVLNNRFIRVHWFREDGNDAQGQSQLQQQSQPQQPPATSLKQSVKDRLGPMLPQNSEPGQEYGAASQNPTKLSVKDRLGFLTKPAAPIEKFQVCSTSMGLTKTVYNPAVLKTAQRTSEEALKKKQEALKLQQDVRKKKQEILEKHIETQKLLISKLEKNKSMKAEDKGKIMETLDMLTKSITKLQEEIKLISSNSNPLRIAKSKAQAQKELLDTELDLYKKTQAGEDTALLKIKYTQLQIEAAKRGLLSPGRGRGVHPRGRGAVRARGRGSRGRGRGVPLHAVVDHRPRALKISGFNDTDRIDLLPHFAQFGEIEDCQIDEGNLSAVITYKTRAEAEQAALHGVKFNNHTLRLAWHKPVTTLTTADADEAEPEEDEYPEESLSDDALLADDDEEEDDNEPRPWRR; from the exons ATGATCATTGAAAACCTCGATGCCTTGAAAACATGGCTGTCTGAAACCCTCGAGCCCAT CTGTGATGCAGACCCTTCTGCGCTTGCCAAGTATGTTGTTGCGTTGGTGAAGAAGGACAAAAGTGAAAAGGAACTTAAAGCCCTTTGTATAGACCAGTTGGATGTATTTCTTCAGAAAG agACCCAGCCATTTGTGGATAAGCTGTTTGAAGCCGTTAACAACAAAAGCTACCTCCCACAGCTTGAGCAGGCACCCTCTGTGGTCAAAGTTGAGAAAGAAGAGCAGAAGAAAGATGAG gcAAATCGTGAAGACGAACGAGACAAGAAATTTTCGCGACGCGTGAATCACAGCCCCCCGCAATCAAGTTCTCGCTACAGCAGAGACAGCAG gAGAGGAGATGACCGTAAGCGAGACGATCGCTCCAGGAAGAGGGATTATGATCGCAACCTGCCGAGAAGGGACTCCTACCGTGAACGCTACAATCGCAGAAGAGGCCGCAGCCGCAGTTACAGTCGTAGTCGTAGCCGAAGCAGGAGCTGGAGCAAAGACCGTATCCGAGACCGTGACAGAGACAGGGATAGAGACAGGGACAGGGATCGAGATCGCACCAGGAGCCGGTCCCTCAGCAGAACTCGGTCGAGAAGCAGGAGTCGAG AACGAGACTCTGGAAAGTTGAAGTATGATCATGAACGAGGGGACAGGTCAGAGAGTGGTGATGGATATACCCCAGCTGTTCTTgtctccactgcaaccacttcACACTTCCCTGTGCCAACGCTGAGCAGCACTATTACAGTCATTGCTCCTACACATCATCATAGCAACAACACCACAGAGAGCTGGTCAGACTTCCATCCCGAGCACCCTATGGATCGGGTCCCTTTCAACAGGGGGCCTCCCCCTCAACAGAGAAATCGATGCCGTGACTATGATG AAAAGGGATTCTGCATGCAGGGAGATATGTGTCCTTTTGATCACGGAAGTGATCCCGTTGTAGTGGAGGATGTCAATTTGCCCAGTATGTTGCCCTTCCAACCTCCACCAATTCCAGGTGTGGAGCCACCACCACCCCCAGGCCTCCCTCCACCACCGCCTCTCATGAACCCACCACCTGTGAACCTTCGGCCACCTGTGCCCCCTCCAGGTGCCCTTCCACCTAGCCTCCCACCTGTTGCAG gcccccctcctcctcttcctccactgcaaccagcAGGGATGGATGGTCCTCCCAATTCCATCACCAGCTCCGTTCCCACCATTGTCACCTCTGGGATGCGCTCCTCGCTTCCACCGCCCTCAGGACCACTCTTCAACTCTG ATCACTATGACACAGATGTGTACAATCCTGAGGCCCCCAGCATCACCAATACTTCCAGGCAGATCTATCGTCACCGGGTCAATGCCCAGAGACCCAACCTGATTGGTCTCACTATGGGGGAGGTCGATCAGCCACACAGAG CAGACAAGATTCCCAACAACAGTATGAGAATTGTCATGGAATCTGATTCGAGGAAGAGACCAGCTCCCTCTCATGATGGAGGGCTGCCCACCAAGAAACCTTGGTTTGAAAA ACTCAACTTTAACAAACCCAACCACCAGGGCATCCACAAAAGggctcagttccctcctaatgCCAAGCTGCTTGTTCGGCAAATTCCCCCCGAGCTCAACAACATCAGCAAACTCAACGAGCATTTCAGCAAGTTTGGAACCATCGTCAACCTGCAG GTGGCCTACCAGAGTGACCCTGAGGGGGCACTGATACAGTTTTCCTCTCCTGATGAGGCAAAGCGGGCCATGCAAAGCACAGAGGCGGTTCTCAACAACCGTTTCATCAGGGTACACTGGTTTCGTGAGGATGGAAACGATGCCCAGGGCCAGTCTCAGTTACAACAGCAGTCGCAGCCACAG cagccTCCAGCCACTTCCCTGAAGCAGTCTGTCAAAGACCGTCTGGGACCCATGCTGCCCCAGAATTCAGAGCCCGGTCAAGAATACGGTGCAGCCTCACAG AATCCCACTAAGCTGTCAGTGAAGGATCGTCTAGGCTTCCTTACAAAACCAGCAGCTCCCATTGAAAAA TTTCAGGTGTGTTCAACATCCATGGGACTCACAAAGACTGTGTACAATCCTGCTGTCCTGAAGACAGCACAAAGAACCTCAGAGGAAGCTTTGAAGAAGAAACAG GAAGCTCTAAAACTGCAGCAAGATGTGAGGAAGAAGAAGCAGGAAATATTGGAGAAGCACATTGAGACACAAAAG CTCCTGATATCCAAACTTGAGAAGAACAAATCAATGAAGGCAGAGGATAAAGGCAAGATCATGGAAACTTTGGACATGTTAACCAAGAGCATCACCAAACTGCAAGAGGAGATAAAATTAATCTCAAGCAACAGCAACCCACTGCGGATAGCAAAAAGCAAGGCCCAG GCACAGAAAGAACTGCTGGATACAGAGCTGGATCTGTATAAGAAGACTCAGGCTGGAGAGGACACAGCTCTGTTGAAGATCAAATATACCCAGCTGCAAATTGAg GCAGCTAAACGGGGGCTGCTGTCACCAGGGCGAGGCCGGGGTGTCCATCCTCGGGGCCGCGGTGCTGTCAGGGCTCGGGGAAGGGGCTCTAGGGGACGAGGAAGAGGTGTGCCGCTGCACGCAGTCGTGGATCATCGACCAAGAGCGCTGAAAATTTCTGGTTTCAACGACACAGACCGCATAGATTTGCTACCACACTTTGCT CAATTTGGAGAAATTGAAGATTGCCAGATTGATGAGGGTAACCTGTCCGCGGTCATCACGTACAAGACGAGAGCGGAAGCAGAGCAG GCGGCTCTTCACGGAGTGAAATTTAATAACCACACTTTGCGCCTGGCTTGGCATAAGCCTGTCACCACTCTCACTACTGCGGATGCTGACGAAGCAGAACCAGAGGAAGATGAG TACCCAGAAGAGTCTCTAAGCGATGATGCGCTGCTGGCGGACGACGATGAGGAAGAAGACGACAACGAGCCTCGCCCCTGGCGCAGATGA
- the rbm26 gene encoding RNA-binding protein 26 isoform X2 codes for MIIENLDALKTWLSETLEPICDADPSALAKYVVALVKKDKSEKELKALCIDQLDVFLQKETQPFVDKLFEAVNNKSYLPQLEQAPSVVKVEKEEQKKDEANREDERDKKFSRRVNHSPPQSSSRYSRDSRRGDDRKRDDRSRKRDYDRNLPRRDSYRERYNRRRGRSRSYSRSRSRSRSWSKDRIRDRDRDRDRDRDRDRDRTRSRSLSRTRSRSRSRERDSGKLKYDHERGDRSESGDGYTPAVLVSTATTSHFPVPTLSSTITVIAPTHHHSNNTTESWSDFHPEHPMDRVPFNRGPPPQQRNRCRDYDEKGFCMQGDMCPFDHGSDPVVVEDVNLPSMLPFQPPPIPGVEPPPPPGLPPPPPLMNPPPVNLRPPVPPPGALPPSLPPVAGPPPPLPPLQPAGMDGPPNSITSSVPTIVTSGMRSSLPPPSGPLFNSDHYDTDVYNPEAPSITNTSRQIYRHRVNAQRPNLIGLTMGEVDQPHRDKIPNNSMRIVMESDSRKRPAPSHDGGLPTKKPWFEKLNFNKPNHQGIHKRAQFPPNAKLLVRQIPPELNNISKLNEHFSKFGTIVNLQVAYQSDPEGALIQFSSPDEAKRAMQSTEAVLNNRFIRVHWFREDGNDAQGQSQLQQQSQPQQPPATSLKQSVKDRLGPMLPQNSEPGQEYGAASQNPTKLSVKDRLGFLTKPAAPIEKFQVCSTSMGLTKTVYNPAVLKTAQRTSEEALKKKQEALKLQQDVRKKKQEILEKHIETQKLLISKLEKNKSMKAEDKGKIMETLDMLTKSITKLQEEIKLISSNSNPLRIAKSKAQAQKELLDTELDLYKKTQAGEDTALLKIKYTQLQIEAAKRGLLSPGRGRGVHPRGRGAVRARGRGSRGRGRGVPLHAVVDHRPRALKISGFNDTDRIDLLPHFAQFGEIEDCQIDEGNLSAVITYKTRAEAEQAALHGVKFNNHTLRLAWHKPVTTLTTADADEAEPEEDEYPEESLSDDALLADDDEEEDDNEPRPWRR; via the exons ATGATCATTGAAAACCTCGATGCCTTGAAAACATGGCTGTCTGAAACCCTCGAGCCCAT CTGTGATGCAGACCCTTCTGCGCTTGCCAAGTATGTTGTTGCGTTGGTGAAGAAGGACAAAAGTGAAAAGGAACTTAAAGCCCTTTGTATAGACCAGTTGGATGTATTTCTTCAGAAAG agACCCAGCCATTTGTGGATAAGCTGTTTGAAGCCGTTAACAACAAAAGCTACCTCCCACAGCTTGAGCAGGCACCCTCTGTGGTCAAAGTTGAGAAAGAAGAGCAGAAGAAAGATGAG gcAAATCGTGAAGACGAACGAGACAAGAAATTTTCGCGACGCGTGAATCACAGCCCCCCGCAATCAAGTTCTCGCTACAGCAGAGACAGCAG gAGAGGAGATGACCGTAAGCGAGACGATCGCTCCAGGAAGAGGGATTATGATCGCAACCTGCCGAGAAGGGACTCCTACCGTGAACGCTACAATCGCAGAAGAGGCCGCAGCCGCAGTTACAGTCGTAGTCGTAGCCGAAGCAGGAGCTGGAGCAAAGACCGTATCCGAGACCGTGACAGAGACAGGGATAGAGACAGGGACAGGGATCGAGATCGCACCAGGAGCCGGTCCCTCAGCAGAACTCGGTCGAGAAGCAGGAGTCGAG AACGAGACTCTGGAAAGTTGAAGTATGATCATGAACGAGGGGACAGGTCAGAGAGTGGTGATGGATATACCCCAGCTGTTCTTgtctccactgcaaccacttcACACTTCCCTGTGCCAACGCTGAGCAGCACTATTACAGTCATTGCTCCTACACATCATCATAGCAACAACACCACAGAGAGCTGGTCAGACTTCCATCCCGAGCACCCTATGGATCGGGTCCCTTTCAACAGGGGGCCTCCCCCTCAACAGAGAAATCGATGCCGTGACTATGATG AAAAGGGATTCTGCATGCAGGGAGATATGTGTCCTTTTGATCACGGAAGTGATCCCGTTGTAGTGGAGGATGTCAATTTGCCCAGTATGTTGCCCTTCCAACCTCCACCAATTCCAGGTGTGGAGCCACCACCACCCCCAGGCCTCCCTCCACCACCGCCTCTCATGAACCCACCACCTGTGAACCTTCGGCCACCTGTGCCCCCTCCAGGTGCCCTTCCACCTAGCCTCCCACCTGTTGCAG gcccccctcctcctcttcctccactgcaaccagcAGGGATGGATGGTCCTCCCAATTCCATCACCAGCTCCGTTCCCACCATTGTCACCTCTGGGATGCGCTCCTCGCTTCCACCGCCCTCAGGACCACTCTTCAACTCTG ATCACTATGACACAGATGTGTACAATCCTGAGGCCCCCAGCATCACCAATACTTCCAGGCAGATCTATCGTCACCGGGTCAATGCCCAGAGACCCAACCTGATTGGTCTCACTATGGGGGAGGTCGATCAGCCACACAGAG ACAAGATTCCCAACAACAGTATGAGAATTGTCATGGAATCTGATTCGAGGAAGAGACCAGCTCCCTCTCATGATGGAGGGCTGCCCACCAAGAAACCTTGGTTTGAAAA ACTCAACTTTAACAAACCCAACCACCAGGGCATCCACAAAAGggctcagttccctcctaatgCCAAGCTGCTTGTTCGGCAAATTCCCCCCGAGCTCAACAACATCAGCAAACTCAACGAGCATTTCAGCAAGTTTGGAACCATCGTCAACCTGCAG GTGGCCTACCAGAGTGACCCTGAGGGGGCACTGATACAGTTTTCCTCTCCTGATGAGGCAAAGCGGGCCATGCAAAGCACAGAGGCGGTTCTCAACAACCGTTTCATCAGGGTACACTGGTTTCGTGAGGATGGAAACGATGCCCAGGGCCAGTCTCAGTTACAACAGCAGTCGCAGCCACAG cagccTCCAGCCACTTCCCTGAAGCAGTCTGTCAAAGACCGTCTGGGACCCATGCTGCCCCAGAATTCAGAGCCCGGTCAAGAATACGGTGCAGCCTCACAG AATCCCACTAAGCTGTCAGTGAAGGATCGTCTAGGCTTCCTTACAAAACCAGCAGCTCCCATTGAAAAA TTTCAGGTGTGTTCAACATCCATGGGACTCACAAAGACTGTGTACAATCCTGCTGTCCTGAAGACAGCACAAAGAACCTCAGAGGAAGCTTTGAAGAAGAAACAG GAAGCTCTAAAACTGCAGCAAGATGTGAGGAAGAAGAAGCAGGAAATATTGGAGAAGCACATTGAGACACAAAAG CTCCTGATATCCAAACTTGAGAAGAACAAATCAATGAAGGCAGAGGATAAAGGCAAGATCATGGAAACTTTGGACATGTTAACCAAGAGCATCACCAAACTGCAAGAGGAGATAAAATTAATCTCAAGCAACAGCAACCCACTGCGGATAGCAAAAAGCAAGGCCCAG GCACAGAAAGAACTGCTGGATACAGAGCTGGATCTGTATAAGAAGACTCAGGCTGGAGAGGACACAGCTCTGTTGAAGATCAAATATACCCAGCTGCAAATTGAg GCAGCTAAACGGGGGCTGCTGTCACCAGGGCGAGGCCGGGGTGTCCATCCTCGGGGCCGCGGTGCTGTCAGGGCTCGGGGAAGGGGCTCTAGGGGACGAGGAAGAGGTGTGCCGCTGCACGCAGTCGTGGATCATCGACCAAGAGCGCTGAAAATTTCTGGTTTCAACGACACAGACCGCATAGATTTGCTACCACACTTTGCT CAATTTGGAGAAATTGAAGATTGCCAGATTGATGAGGGTAACCTGTCCGCGGTCATCACGTACAAGACGAGAGCGGAAGCAGAGCAG GCGGCTCTTCACGGAGTGAAATTTAATAACCACACTTTGCGCCTGGCTTGGCATAAGCCTGTCACCACTCTCACTACTGCGGATGCTGACGAAGCAGAACCAGAGGAAGATGAG TACCCAGAAGAGTCTCTAAGCGATGATGCGCTGCTGGCGGACGACGATGAGGAAGAAGACGACAACGAGCCTCGCCCCTGGCGCAGATGA